One genomic region from Saprospiraceae bacterium encodes:
- a CDS encoding cell division protein FtsW — protein sequence MLQIATKKEWKGDKVMWLIIGILLGFGLLAVYSATGSMAYLRYKGNTEMYLIKQLIMVGIGLLCMYACHRQNYLIYNKLAPVLFLIAIPLLIYTLAFGVETNDAKRWITLPVINLSFQTSDYARLALIIYLARSLSNKQEYIKDFKSAFIPIMVPILIICGLIAPSNLSTSLLLFVTSIMLMFVGRVSFKYIFMMGFFGALLFGVVVLVWWFFPDLARVDTWISRIKDFTGSDGGYQVVQSKIAIANGSWMGVGPGNSTQRNFLPAAYADYIYAIICEEYGLIGATGIVILYLWLLFRVSRIVLKSPKAFGAMLAMGLILNLVVQAFANMAVSVNLVPVTGLTLPLVSMGGTSVLFTSVAFGIIMSVSKFIESMQEEQPVPEKELIPITKKDSVIKKYEADESDH from the coding sequence ATGTTACAAATAGCTACCAAAAAGGAATGGAAGGGAGATAAAGTGATGTGGCTGATCATCGGCATATTGTTGGGGTTTGGACTGCTGGCTGTGTACAGTGCTACTGGCAGTATGGCCTACCTGAGATACAAAGGCAATACAGAGATGTATCTTATCAAACAATTGATCATGGTAGGCATCGGTTTGCTTTGTATGTATGCATGCCATCGTCAGAATTATTTGATTTATAATAAACTCGCTCCTGTATTATTTTTGATTGCTATACCCTTATTGATTTATACCCTGGCATTTGGAGTCGAAACGAATGATGCCAAGAGATGGATCACTTTGCCGGTCATCAATCTTTCATTTCAAACCAGCGATTATGCGAGGTTGGCTTTGATCATATATTTGGCAAGATCTCTATCTAATAAGCAGGAATACATCAAGGATTTTAAAAGTGCTTTTATTCCTATCATGGTTCCTATTCTGATAATCTGTGGACTGATAGCACCTTCTAATCTTTCTACTTCCCTGCTACTATTCGTGACCTCTATAATGCTGATGTTTGTAGGCAGAGTGTCATTCAAATATATTTTTATGATGGGCTTTTTTGGTGCCTTATTATTTGGAGTGGTGGTATTGGTATGGTGGTTTTTTCCGGACCTCGCCAGGGTGGATACCTGGATCTCTCGAATTAAAGATTTTACCGGATCTGATGGCGGCTACCAGGTGGTACAATCAAAAATAGCCATCGCCAATGGATCATGGATGGGTGTGGGCCCGGGCAATAGTACACAACGTAACTTCCTTCCAGCTGCATATGCGGATTACATCTATGCCATTATATGCGAAGAATATGGATTGATTGGTGCTACCGGCATAGTGATTTTGTACCTGTGGCTCTTGTTTAGGGTATCGCGCATTGTTTTAAAAAGTCCTAAAGCTTTTGGTGCTATGCTTGCGATGGGCCTGATATTAAATCTTGTTGTACAGGCATTCGCCAATATGGCAGTCTCTGTCAATTTGGTGCCGGTGACAGGACTCACCTTGCCTTTAGTAAGTATGGGCGGAACCTCAGTATTATTTACGAGTGTTGCATTTGGCATCATCATGAGCGTGAGCAAATTCATAGAGTCTATGCAAGAAGAGCAACCGGTACCTGAAAAGGAATTAATTCCAATCACGAAAAAAGATTCTGTCATCAAAAAATACGAGGCGGATGAAAGTGATCATTAG
- a CDS encoding UDP-N-acetylmuramoyl-L-alanyl-D-glutamate--2,6-diaminopimelate ligase — MKWADLKQYIQFFDKKGNAEFDVIGVDLDSRKIADGYVFIAIAGIGSDGHDFINKAISSGARAVVCEKIPEELVEEIEYVVVKSSAQAAGIIADVFFNRPSRSLRLVGVTGTNGKTTTVTMLYRLVKALGYKAGLLSTVRNFVHDQEISASHTTPDVIRINGLLADMVKAGCDFAFMEVSSHAMKQSRVAGLHFAGGVFTNLTHDHLDYHGSFRDYLECKKMFFDTLSKDAFAIINKDDKNGPVMVQNCKADVKYYGFRQIVDYKGKIKANTLQGLILDINGVEVHSRLVGAFNGYNFLAVYGVALRLGFASTEVLAAMSEIQAVDGRFDTFYHEGKKVLGIVDYAHTPDALENVLDTIRELKNKGSRIITVVGCGGDRDRTKRPLMARIAVDKSDMVIFTSDNPRSEDPLDILDDMMSGLSPEEAKLVFRQVERKEAIKMATMMASRPGDIILIAGKGHENYQEIKGQRFPFDDKIILKEVLI, encoded by the coding sequence ATGAAGTGGGCAGATTTAAAACAGTATATACAGTTCTTTGACAAGAAGGGAAACGCAGAGTTTGATGTAATAGGGGTAGACCTCGACTCAAGAAAAATAGCTGATGGATATGTATTTATAGCTATTGCAGGCATCGGATCCGATGGTCATGATTTTATCAACAAGGCCATCTCTTCAGGAGCAAGGGCTGTTGTTTGTGAAAAAATACCCGAGGAACTGGTGGAAGAAATAGAGTATGTAGTAGTGAAAAGTTCTGCTCAAGCAGCCGGTATCATCGCAGATGTTTTTTTTAATCGCCCCTCCCGATCACTCAGATTGGTCGGAGTGACCGGAACCAATGGCAAGACTACTACAGTCACTATGCTGTATCGATTGGTAAAAGCATTAGGTTACAAAGCGGGTTTGCTCAGTACCGTGCGCAATTTTGTACACGATCAGGAGATATCTGCAAGTCATACTACGCCGGATGTGATCAGGATCAATGGGCTTCTGGCTGATATGGTCAAAGCAGGATGTGATTTTGCATTCATGGAGGTCAGTTCACATGCGATGAAACAATCGAGGGTTGCGGGATTGCATTTTGCCGGCGGAGTCTTTACTAATCTGACACATGATCATCTTGATTATCACGGATCGTTTCGGGATTATCTCGAATGTAAAAAAATGTTTTTTGATACCCTGTCAAAAGATGCATTTGCCATCATCAACAAAGATGATAAGAATGGTCCTGTGATGGTGCAGAATTGTAAAGCCGATGTTAAATATTATGGCTTCAGGCAAATCGTAGATTATAAAGGAAAAATTAAGGCCAATACCCTGCAAGGACTCATCCTGGACATCAATGGAGTTGAGGTACATAGCCGGCTGGTAGGTGCTTTCAACGGGTATAACTTTTTGGCCGTGTATGGTGTTGCATTGCGATTGGGCTTCGCTTCGACGGAAGTACTCGCTGCAATGAGTGAAATACAAGCAGTGGACGGCAGGTTTGATACTTTTTATCATGAAGGTAAAAAAGTGCTAGGCATAGTAGATTATGCTCATACTCCTGATGCCTTAGAAAATGTATTGGACACTATAAGGGAATTAAAAAATAAAGGATCAAGAATAATCACGGTAGTAGGGTGTGGAGGAGACCGAGACCGCACCAAGAGGCCATTGATGGCTCGAATAGCAGTGGATAAGAGTGATATGGTCATATTCACTTCCGACAATCCTCGCAGCGAAGATCCTCTTGATATCCTGGATGATATGATGAGCGGACTTTCACCTGAAGAGGCAAAGTTGGTCTTCAGGCAAGTGGAACGGAAGGAAGCTATTAAAATGGCAACGATGATGGCTTCAAGACCAGGAGACATCATATTGATAGCAGGCAAAGGACATGAAAACTACCAGGAAATAAAAGGACAGCGTTTCCCATTCGATGACAAAATCATATTAAAAGAAGTTTTGATATGA
- a CDS encoding phospho-N-acetylmuramoyl-pentapeptide-transferase: MLYHLFEYINNHFDIPGAGLFRYISFRAGGALIFSLIISIVFGSRIIKSLRNKQIGETVRDLGLSGQKEKEGTPTMGGIIIVMAIVIPCLLWARLDNVYILLMLFVTLWLFMIGFIDDYIKVYKKNKEGLKAKTKLAGQIVAGLIVALTLMYNKHVLIRLTESEATQAKYEIVEHLSKTAEGQENMVHARALSTNVPFFKGNVFDYSKLLGWMGEGAKKLTPLLYILLVIFIITAVSNGSNLTDGIDGLATGVSAIVGVTLGVFAYVSGNSIFANYLGIYFIPNSAELVIFTSCFIGACIGFLWYNAYPASVFMGDTGSLTLGGIIATLAIVLRKELLIPILCGIFLVEICSVMLQVSYFRYTKKKYGEGRRIFRMSPLHHHFQKGGMHEVKIVNRFWIIAVLLAVVTIITLKIR; this comes from the coding sequence ATGCTTTATCATTTATTTGAATATATAAATAATCATTTTGATATACCCGGAGCAGGTCTGTTTCGCTACATTTCCTTTAGAGCAGGCGGGGCTCTGATCTTTTCGTTGATTATATCGATTGTCTTTGGAAGCAGGATCATCAAAAGTTTGCGCAACAAACAAATCGGAGAAACAGTCAGAGATCTTGGGTTAAGTGGTCAGAAAGAAAAGGAGGGTACTCCTACCATGGGAGGAATCATCATCGTCATGGCTATCGTGATCCCTTGCCTTCTTTGGGCGAGATTAGACAACGTATATATATTACTAATGTTGTTTGTCACGCTTTGGTTATTCATGATCGGATTCATAGATGATTATATAAAGGTGTATAAAAAAAATAAGGAGGGCCTTAAAGCAAAAACAAAATTGGCAGGACAGATCGTTGCCGGCCTGATAGTAGCCCTTACTCTAATGTATAATAAACATGTGCTCATCCGTCTGACCGAATCAGAAGCAACACAGGCAAAATATGAGATCGTAGAGCATTTGAGCAAAACTGCCGAAGGACAGGAAAATATGGTTCACGCAAGAGCCTTGTCCACCAATGTACCTTTCTTTAAAGGCAATGTATTTGATTATTCAAAGTTATTGGGATGGATGGGTGAGGGCGCTAAAAAACTGACCCCATTGTTATATATCTTGCTGGTTATATTTATCATTACTGCCGTATCCAACGGATCTAATCTGACAGATGGTATTGATGGACTTGCGACTGGTGTCTCAGCGATCGTAGGGGTGACTCTTGGAGTTTTTGCGTACGTAAGTGGCAATTCAATATTCGCCAATTACCTGGGCATTTATTTCATACCCAATTCAGCAGAGTTGGTGATTTTTACTTCATGCTTTATCGGAGCATGTATTGGATTTTTATGGTACAACGCTTATCCTGCTTCGGTATTTATGGGCGATACCGGTAGTCTCACCCTTGGAGGCATTATCGCCACTTTGGCCATCGTCTTACGCAAAGAATTATTGATACCCATTTTATGCGGGATATTCCTGGTAGAAATATGTAGTGTCATGCTCCAGGTATCTTATTTTAGATACACTAAGAAAAAGTATGGCGAAGGCCGAAGGATATTCAGAATGTCCCCATTACATCACCATTTTCAAAAAGGTGGAATGCACGAAGTGAAAATTGTAAATCGTTTTTGGATCATTGCTGTCCTGCTGGCTGTAGTGACGATCATCACTTTGAAAATCAGATAG